A region of Oncorhynchus masou masou isolate Uvic2021 chromosome 29, UVic_Omas_1.1, whole genome shotgun sequence DNA encodes the following proteins:
- the LOC135519254 gene encoding secreted frizzled-related protein 3-like isoform X1: MIMFSHELFVSFLAVTCLFSIPRASSAACEPIRIPLCKSMPWNMTKMPNHLHHSTQANAVLAIEQFEGLLGTQCSTDLLFFLCAMYAPICTIDFQHDPIKPCKSVCERAKCGCEPVMKRYNHTWPESLACEDLPVYDRGVCISPEAIVKAEGPDNPYYQDPTKCSPESTPDFPSDSHNVNCKGANNDRCKCKSVKLGLKTYLKNNYNYVIRARVKEIKNRNHDLSAIVEVKDILKSSFVNIPRDTVTLHYNSGCPCPPLTANDEYIIMGYENEERSRLLLIEGSIAQKWKDRMGRKVRRWDQVLRDQSRGNSGRSNMRRTRH, from the exons ATGATCATGTTTTCCCACGAGTTATTCGTCTCCTTCCTCGCGGTTACCTGTCTGTTTAGTATACCCAGAGCGTCTTCGGCGGCATGTGAGCCCATTCGGATCCCTCTGTGCAAGTCCATGCCCTGGAACATGACGAAAATGCCCAACCACCTCCACCACAGCACCCAGGCGAACGCAGTCCTGGCCATTGAGCAGTTTGAAGGGCTTCTTGGCACCCAGTGTAGTACAGATTTACTGTTCTTTCTGTGCGCCATGTACGCCCCAATATGCACGATTGACTTCCAACACGACCCTATCAAGCCCTGCAAATCGGTGTGTGAGCGTGCGAAATGCGGCTGTGAACCTGTGATGAAACGGTATAATCACACCTGGCCAGAGAGCTTGGCCTGTGAGGATCTGCCAGTCTACGACCGGGGAGTCTGTATCTCACCTGAGGCCATTGTAAAAGCAGAAGGACCAG ACAACCCTTACTATCAGGACCCCACAAAATGCTCACCTG AATCAACTCCTGACTTTCCAAGTGATTCTCACAATGTCAACTGTAAAGGAGCCAACAATG ATCGTTGCAAGTGCAAGTCAGTTAAACTGGGTCTCAAGACCTACCTAAAGAATAATTACAACTATG TGATTCGTGCAAGGGTGAAGGAGATTAAAAACAGGAATCATGACTTGAGTGCAATCGTGGAGGTCAAAGACATCCTGAAGTCTTCCTTTGTTAACATCCCTCGTGATACCGTCACACTGCACTACAACTCTGGctgtccctgtcctcctctcaccGCCAACGACGAGTACATCATCATGGGTTATGAGAATGAGGAGAGGTCCAG GCTTCTGCTCATCGAAGGCTCCATTGCACAGAAGTGGAAGGACCGTATGGGGAGGAAGGTGAGGCGTTGGGACCAGGTACTGAGGGACCAGAGCCGGGGGAACTCTGGCAGAAGCAATATGCGGAGGACTCGCCACTGA
- the LOC135519254 gene encoding secreted frizzled-related protein 3-like isoform X2, translating into MIMFSHELFVSFLAVTCLFSIPRASSAACEPIRIPLCKSMPWNMTKMPNHLHHSTQANAVLAIEQFEGLLGTQCSTDLLFFLCAMYAPICTIDFQHDPIKPCKSVCERAKCGCEPVMKRYNHTWPESLACEDLPVYDRGVCISPEAIVKAEGPESTPDFPSDSHNVNCKGANNDRCKCKSVKLGLKTYLKNNYNYVIRARVKEIKNRNHDLSAIVEVKDILKSSFVNIPRDTVTLHYNSGCPCPPLTANDEYIIMGYENEERSRLLLIEGSIAQKWKDRMGRKVRRWDQVLRDQSRGNSGRSNMRRTRH; encoded by the exons ATGATCATGTTTTCCCACGAGTTATTCGTCTCCTTCCTCGCGGTTACCTGTCTGTTTAGTATACCCAGAGCGTCTTCGGCGGCATGTGAGCCCATTCGGATCCCTCTGTGCAAGTCCATGCCCTGGAACATGACGAAAATGCCCAACCACCTCCACCACAGCACCCAGGCGAACGCAGTCCTGGCCATTGAGCAGTTTGAAGGGCTTCTTGGCACCCAGTGTAGTACAGATTTACTGTTCTTTCTGTGCGCCATGTACGCCCCAATATGCACGATTGACTTCCAACACGACCCTATCAAGCCCTGCAAATCGGTGTGTGAGCGTGCGAAATGCGGCTGTGAACCTGTGATGAAACGGTATAATCACACCTGGCCAGAGAGCTTGGCCTGTGAGGATCTGCCAGTCTACGACCGGGGAGTCTGTATCTCACCTGAGGCCATTGTAAAAGCAGAAGGACCAG AATCAACTCCTGACTTTCCAAGTGATTCTCACAATGTCAACTGTAAAGGAGCCAACAATG ATCGTTGCAAGTGCAAGTCAGTTAAACTGGGTCTCAAGACCTACCTAAAGAATAATTACAACTATG TGATTCGTGCAAGGGTGAAGGAGATTAAAAACAGGAATCATGACTTGAGTGCAATCGTGGAGGTCAAAGACATCCTGAAGTCTTCCTTTGTTAACATCCCTCGTGATACCGTCACACTGCACTACAACTCTGGctgtccctgtcctcctctcaccGCCAACGACGAGTACATCATCATGGGTTATGAGAATGAGGAGAGGTCCAG GCTTCTGCTCATCGAAGGCTCCATTGCACAGAAGTGGAAGGACCGTATGGGGAGGAAGGTGAGGCGTTGGGACCAGGTACTGAGGGACCAGAGCCGGGGGAACTCTGGCAGAAGCAATATGCGGAGGACTCGCCACTGA
- the LOC135519254 gene encoding secreted frizzled-related protein 3-like isoform X3, protein MIMFSHELFVSFLAVTCLFSIPRASSAACEPIRIPLCKSMPWNMTKMPNHLHHSTQANAVLAIEQFEGLLGTQCSTDLLFFLCAMYAPICTIDFQHDPIKPCKSVCERAKCGCEPVMKRYNHTWPESLACEDLPVYDRGVCISPEAIVKAEGPDRCKCKSVKLGLKTYLKNNYNYVIRARVKEIKNRNHDLSAIVEVKDILKSSFVNIPRDTVTLHYNSGCPCPPLTANDEYIIMGYENEERSRLLLIEGSIAQKWKDRMGRKVRRWDQVLRDQSRGNSGRSNMRRTRH, encoded by the exons ATGATCATGTTTTCCCACGAGTTATTCGTCTCCTTCCTCGCGGTTACCTGTCTGTTTAGTATACCCAGAGCGTCTTCGGCGGCATGTGAGCCCATTCGGATCCCTCTGTGCAAGTCCATGCCCTGGAACATGACGAAAATGCCCAACCACCTCCACCACAGCACCCAGGCGAACGCAGTCCTGGCCATTGAGCAGTTTGAAGGGCTTCTTGGCACCCAGTGTAGTACAGATTTACTGTTCTTTCTGTGCGCCATGTACGCCCCAATATGCACGATTGACTTCCAACACGACCCTATCAAGCCCTGCAAATCGGTGTGTGAGCGTGCGAAATGCGGCTGTGAACCTGTGATGAAACGGTATAATCACACCTGGCCAGAGAGCTTGGCCTGTGAGGATCTGCCAGTCTACGACCGGGGAGTCTGTATCTCACCTGAGGCCATTGTAAAAGCAGAAGGACCAG ATCGTTGCAAGTGCAAGTCAGTTAAACTGGGTCTCAAGACCTACCTAAAGAATAATTACAACTATG TGATTCGTGCAAGGGTGAAGGAGATTAAAAACAGGAATCATGACTTGAGTGCAATCGTGGAGGTCAAAGACATCCTGAAGTCTTCCTTTGTTAACATCCCTCGTGATACCGTCACACTGCACTACAACTCTGGctgtccctgtcctcctctcaccGCCAACGACGAGTACATCATCATGGGTTATGAGAATGAGGAGAGGTCCAG GCTTCTGCTCATCGAAGGCTCCATTGCACAGAAGTGGAAGGACCGTATGGGGAGGAAGGTGAGGCGTTGGGACCAGGTACTGAGGGACCAGAGCCGGGGGAACTCTGGCAGAAGCAATATGCGGAGGACTCGCCACTGA